DNA from Dietzia lutea:
GTCGTCCGACGACTCGTCCGCGGCCGACGCGAGCGCTGCCAGTGGTTCGGCGGAGTACCCGGTCGTCGTCGAGCACGCGCTCGGCACCACGACCATCGAGGAGGCTCCCGAGCGGGTCGCCACCGTCGCGTGGGCGAACCACGAGGTGCCACTCGCGCTGGGCGTCGTCCCCGTCGGCATGGCCGCGGCGAACTTCGGTGACGACGACGGCGACGGCATGCTGCCGTGGGTCGAGGAGAAGCTCACCGAGCTCGGGGGCGAGACCCCGGTGCTCTTCGACGAGACCGACGGCATCGACTTCGAGGCCGTGGCCGACACCGACCCGGACGTCATCCTCGCCGCCTACTCGGGCCTCACGCAGGAGGACTACGACACCCTCAGCGAGATCGCCCCGGTCGTCGCGTACCCCGAGGAGGCGTGGGCCACCTCGTGGCGCGACGTCATCACCTTCAACGCCAAGGGCCTGGGCCTCGAGGCCGAGGGCACCGAGCTCATCTCCCGGATCGAGGGCGAGATCGACGAGGCGACCGCCGAGTACCCGGAGCTCGAGGGCACCGCGACGATGTTCATGACGCACATCGACCCGACCGACCTGTCGACGGTGAACTTCTACACCGCCGCCGACACCCGAGCCGCGTTCTTCGAGGACCTGGGCCTGACCACCCCGAAGGCGGTCGCCGAGGCGTCGGCCGGCGGCAAGTTCTCCGGCAGCGTGTCCGCCGAGCAGCTCGACATGTTCGACGACGTCGAGCTCATCGTCACCTACGGCGACCAGGAGCTCGTCGACACCCTGCGCGCCGACCCGCTGCTGTCGCAGATGCCGGCGGTGAAGAACGACGCGATCGTGTTCCTCGACGGCAACGGCCCCATGGGCACCGCCGCGAACCCCACGCCGCTGGCCATCTCGTGGGTGCTCGACGACTACGTCGCGCAGCTGGCGGAGGCCGCCGGCAAGTGACCGCCGACCCGGCCACGGCAGCATCCCCCGCGTCGGGCGTCGCCCAGTCTGCTGTCCAGGCTGTGCGGCGCCCGGCGCGCGTTCGTGTGGCCTGGCTCCTGGTGACGATCGCGGTCCTCGTCGTCGTCGTCATCGCCTCGGTGTCCATCGGCTCCCGCGCGGTCACCCTCGACGAGATCGTCGCCGCGCTGGGCGGTTCCACCGACGGCCTCGGCGAGGCCGCGGTGACCAAGCGCGTGTGGCGCACCGTCCTCGCCGTCCTCGTCGGCGCGGCGCTCGGCGTGGCCGGCGCGGTGATGCAAGGCGTGACCCGCAACCCGCTCGCCGACCCGGGGATCCTCGGCGTGACCATGGGCGCGTCGCTGGCCGTGGTGGTGGGAATCGCGTGGTTCGGCCTGTGGACATACACCGGCTACATCTGGGCCGCGATCGTCGGCGCGGCGATCACCGCAGTGTTCGTCTACGTGGTGGGCTCGCTCGGCCGCGGCGGGGCGACCCCCCTCAAGCTCGCGCTGGCCGGCACGGCGACCTCCGCGGCGGCGTCGTCGTTCATCAGCGCCGTCGTGCTGCCGCGCGGCGACATCGCCGGCGGCGTGCGGTCCTGGCAGGTCGGCGGCGTGGGCGGCGCGGGCGCCGAGGCGATCGAGCAGGTGGCGCCGTTCCTCCTCGTGGGCGCGCTGATCTGCTTCCTCACCGCGCGGCCCCTCAACTCCCTCGCGCTGGGCGACGACCTCGCCGCCGGGCTCGGCGAGC
Protein-coding regions in this window:
- a CDS encoding iron-siderophore ABC transporter substrate-binding protein, coding for MRSRGVVSFVIASTAALVLTACGSSSDDSSAADASAASGSAEYPVVVEHALGTTTIEEAPERVATVAWANHEVPLALGVVPVGMAAANFGDDDGDGMLPWVEEKLTELGGETPVLFDETDGIDFEAVADTDPDVILAAYSGLTQEDYDTLSEIAPVVAYPEEAWATSWRDVITFNAKGLGLEAEGTELISRIEGEIDEATAEYPELEGTATMFMTHIDPTDLSTVNFYTAADTRAAFFEDLGLTTPKAVAEASAGGKFSGSVSAEQLDMFDDVELIVTYGDQELVDTLRADPLLSQMPAVKNDAIVFLDGNGPMGTAANPTPLAISWVLDDYVAQLAEAAGK
- a CDS encoding FecCD family ABC transporter permease, which gives rise to MRRPARVRVAWLLVTIAVLVVVVIASVSIGSRAVTLDEIVAALGGSTDGLGEAAVTKRVWRTVLAVLVGAALGVAGAVMQGVTRNPLADPGILGVTMGASLAVVVGIAWFGLWTYTGYIWAAIVGAAITAVFVYVVGSLGRGGATPLKLALAGTATSAAASSFISAVVLPRGDIAGGVRSWQVGGVGGAGAEAIEQVAPFLLVGALICFLTARPLNSLALGDDLAAGLGEHVVAIRAISSLGAVLLCGAATAVAGPIAFVGLIVPHACRLLVGVDHRWLLPFSALTGAVLVTASDVLGRIVARPAEIDVGIITALVGAPFLIAIVRRQKVREL